From Desulfobulbaceae bacterium, a single genomic window includes:
- a CDS encoding branched-chain amino acid ABC transporter permease LivH (LivHMGF is the membrane component of the LIV-I/LS branched-chain amino acid transporter) → MDYFLELFFSGLTRGSIYALIALGYTMVYGIIGLINFAHGEIYMIGAFTALICASVLGVWEVNQIAILVVSTLAAMMWAAAYGFTVERVAYRPLRNAPRLSPLISAIGMSIFLQNYVLLAQTPDFVPFPALISDFLWMEPYRSFIGTTDLVILTTTSVVMILLTVLIKGTRMGKAMRAAAQDRQMALLLGIDVNRVISLTFVLGSALAAIGGVLIASHIGQINFAIGFLAGIKAFTAAVLGGIGSVPGAVLGSLILGWTESFVTGYISSDYEDVFAFALLVLILIFKPTGILGRCQNQKV, encoded by the coding sequence ATGGATTATTTTCTTGAACTTTTTTTCAGCGGCTTGACTCGTGGCAGCATCTATGCCTTGATTGCCCTGGGATATACCATGGTGTATGGGATCATTGGTCTGATTAACTTTGCCCATGGCGAGATTTATATGATCGGCGCCTTTACGGCCTTGATCTGCGCCAGCGTGCTTGGCGTTTGGGAGGTGAATCAAATAGCGATTCTTGTTGTTTCGACGCTTGCTGCTATGATGTGGGCCGCGGCCTACGGGTTTACCGTCGAGCGGGTCGCCTATCGGCCATTGCGCAACGCTCCACGGCTGTCACCACTGATCAGTGCTATTGGCATGTCGATCTTTCTGCAAAACTACGTCCTTCTTGCTCAGACCCCGGACTTTGTCCCCTTTCCTGCGTTGATCTCTGATTTTTTATGGATGGAGCCATATCGTAGTTTTATTGGAACAACCGATCTGGTGATTCTGACAACCACCAGCGTGGTTATGATCCTTTTGACCGTGTTGATCAAGGGGACTCGAATGGGCAAAGCGATGCGGGCAGCAGCCCAGGACCGGCAGATGGCGCTTTTGCTGGGAATTGATGTTAACCGGGTAATTTCGCTTACCTTTGTCCTTGGATCTGCCTTGGCCGCTATTGGCGGAGTGCTGATAGCCTCTCACATTGGCCAGATTAATTTTGCTATTGGTTTTTTGGCAGGGATCAAGGCTTTTACTGCGGCGGTCTTGGGCGGCATCGGCAGTGTGCCGGGTGCGGTTTTGGGCAGTTTGATTCTGGGGTGGACTGAAAGTTTTGTCACTGGCTATATCTCTAGCGATTACGAGGACGTATTTGCCTTTGCTCTGTTGGTGCTGATTCTCATCTTCAAACCTACAGGTATCCTTGGTCGATGTCAAAATCAAAAGGTCTAA